The stretch of DNA CATCGTCTTAGTTTAGTTCTGCCCTGCCCCGGCCCCCAACCGCCGTCAACACTGTGGCGCAAGATCGCGGATTCACATTAATCGAAGCTCTGATTACCGCCGCCATTGTCGCCTGCGGGCTGGTCGCCATTGCGTCCATCTTCTCGTTTGCGATTCGCGCCAATATCAGCAACCGGCAGATGGCGGTTGCCACGGCTCTCGCGTACGACAAAATGGAAGAACTGAAGTGGGCCACGTCTCCTTCTGGCGGAACGGATCAGGTCGCGCTCGATGACAAATACCTCCGGGTCTGGCAGATCACGCCCGGCGATCCCCGGATTTTGACCGTCACCGTTTACGCCGCAAGCAATCCGCTGACGCACCGCCAGAGGGAACTGATCCAGGCCACCACGCTGCTCACCCCATCATTCTGATGAAAAACCGGAGTTATGGATTTTCACTGATCGAACTATTGATTGCACTCCTGGTGGTGCTCTGCATCGGGATGATGACGTTTCAGCTGTTCCGTGAAAACGCGCGCGTCATCCGGGACCAGACACTGGTGATGGAAATGCAGCAAAGTGCGCGCATTGTGATGTCACAGATATCCGATGAAATACGGATGGCGGGCCAGGGCGTTCCGATATATGCCAGCACCTTCGACCCGGAGCCGGCCGAATCGACCGCGGTTTTCCTCGGGACATCGACAGTCGACCGCATCGATTTCCGCGCGGGCTTGTCCAATGTGGAAACCGTGGTCACAACGCTTGCCCCGATCGATCTGTCCATCGGTTCCCCAAGAACGCTCGGCGTAGCGGATTCGACAGGGCTGTCGGCCGGGAAGTTCGTTTACTTCTGGGGCCCGGCCGGCAACGGCTGGACCTGGGTTCGGGCGCAACTCACGGCTGTTACATCGACTGCGGTCAGTTTTGTTCCCCAACAGACCGGAACCGCAGGCATCAGCATTCATTTCAGCTCGGCTCCGACCGTCTATCTTGAAGAAGCCGTTTCGATTTTCCTGAATGCCGGCAGTGTCCGGCACGCCGCCGCCAGCAGCTTCACAAATCCTGCTTCGCCCAGCTGGGGCCCAGCCAACGAGATCGGAGCCAATTTGACGTCTTTGACCTTTGCTTACTATGACGTCCATGGCAACGCGGTAACGCCGTCATCGCTCGCCAGCCGGAACGCCATCGCGCGGGTCGACGTCCGCCTGACCGTTCAGACAGCGGCTGCTCTGTCGAACGGCGTTTTGCCCGTATACTCCCTTGCATTGCGGACGGTTCCCAGAAATGTGAGAATACGCACGCCAGAATAGGGGTGTGGAGCGCGTGAAGATTCTTCTCGTTGAAGATAAAGACAGCCTGCGGCAGATGCTTTCGACAGCGATCCGGAAAGCGGGCTACACGGTCGACGAAGCCGCCGACGGCAATATCGCCGCGGAAAAGCTTCGCAAGCAGCCGTACCAACTCGTGATCACGGATCTTCGACTGCCGACTCTTTCAGGGCTCGAGATTCTCAAAATTCAAAAGGAAATCGATTCCACGATTCCGGTTCTCCTGATGACGGCTTACGGCACGATCGAAGAGGCTGTCTCCGCAATGAAAAAGGGCGCATTCGATTTTGTCCCGAAACCGGTGGACATCTCCCATCTGATGCTTCTTATCGGCCGGGCGCTTGAACAACGGCGGCTGCTTATCGAGAATCTCGTGCTGAAAGAGGAATTCCAGCGGGCCTACGGAATTCCTCAAATTATCGGAGAGAGTCCGGCAATTCACTCGGTCAGCCAGGCCATCCAGCGAGTGGCGCCGACGGATGCCACGGTTCTGCTCACCGGAGAGAGCGGAACCGGCAAAGAAGTGTTTTCGCGGGCCGTCCACCAGCTCAGCTCCAGGCGCGACAAGCCGTTCGTCACCGTGAACTGCGCGGCGATACCGCATTCGCTGATCGAGAACGAGTTGTTCGGCCACGAAAAGGGCTCGTATACCGGAGCGTTCTCCCGGAAGATCGGGAAATTTGAAGTCGCGGATCAGGGCACGATTTTCCTGGACGAGATCGGGGAACTTCACATCTCGGTCCAGGCCAAAGTCCTGCGCGTCATCGAGGAACAGGTCTTCGAACGCATTGGAGGACTCGAGACCATCCACGTCAACACGCGCGTCGTGGCTGCCACAAACCGGGACCTTCAGGAACTGGTGGGCAAAAAGGAATTCCGCGAGGACCTTTTCTTCCGGCTGTCCGTTATTCCGATCCACATTCCGCCGTTGCGCGAACGCCTTACCGACGTACGCCTTCTGGCGCAGTTTTTCGTCGATAAATTTTCAAAGGACCTTCATCGCCAGGGTATCGCGTTGAGCCCCGAGTCCACCCGCGCACTGGAAGAATACTCGTGG from Terriglobia bacterium encodes:
- a CDS encoding prepilin-type N-terminal cleavage/methylation domain-containing protein encodes the protein MAQDRGFTLIEALITAAIVACGLVAIASIFSFAIRANISNRQMAVATALAYDKMEELKWATSPSGGTDQVALDDKYLRVWQITPGDPRILTVTVYAASNPLTHRQRELIQATTLLTPSF
- a CDS encoding prepilin-type N-terminal cleavage/methylation domain-containing protein; translated protein: MKNRSYGFSLIELLIALLVVLCIGMMTFQLFRENARVIRDQTLVMEMQQSARIVMSQISDEIRMAGQGVPIYASTFDPEPAESTAVFLGTSTVDRIDFRAGLSNVETVVTTLAPIDLSIGSPRTLGVADSTGLSAGKFVYFWGPAGNGWTWVRAQLTAVTSTAVSFVPQQTGTAGISIHFSSAPTVYLEEAVSIFLNAGSVRHAAASSFTNPASPSWGPANEIGANLTSLTFAYYDVHGNAVTPSSLASRNAIARVDVRLTVQTAAALSNGVLPVYSLALRTVPRNVRIRTPE
- a CDS encoding sigma-54 dependent transcriptional regulator, translating into MKILLVEDKDSLRQMLSTAIRKAGYTVDEAADGNIAAEKLRKQPYQLVITDLRLPTLSGLEILKIQKEIDSTIPVLLMTAYGTIEEAVSAMKKGAFDFVPKPVDISHLMLLIGRALEQRRLLIENLVLKEEFQRAYGIPQIIGESPAIHSVSQAIQRVAPTDATVLLTGESGTGKEVFSRAVHQLSSRRDKPFVTVNCAAIPHSLIENELFGHEKGSYTGAFSRKIGKFEVADQGTIFLDEIGELHISVQAKVLRVIEEQVFERIGGLETIHVNTRVVAATNRDLQELVGKKEFREDLFFRLSVIPIHIPPLRERLTDVRLLAQFFVDKFSKDLHRQGIALSPESTRALEEYSWPGNVRELQNTIERAVILSDGKTIRPGDLNFAFQTRKRQEDDFVQFLDLSGSLSEVSSRASRAAEKTKIKQVLELSSWNKTQAAETLDVSYKTLLNKVKEYELE